From one Calditerricola satsumensis genomic stretch:
- a CDS encoding ferritin-like domain-containing protein: MRWSAPPEVVTTKDLAYLKDSLSWELLAMKKCHHFAQECSDPQLRQALEEACRMHQRHYEMLLAHLRTDRPTSPAPGQPV; this comes from the coding sequence ATGCGCTGGAGCGCGCCGCCCGAGGTGGTGACGACGAAGGACCTGGCCTACCTCAAGGACAGCCTGTCGTGGGAGCTCTTGGCGATGAAAAAATGCCACCACTTCGCCCAGGAGTGCAGCGATCCGCAGCTCCGCCAGGCCCTTGAAGAGGCCTGCCGGATGCATCAGCGGCACTACGAGATGCTGCTCGCCCACTTGCGGACCGATCGTCCCACTTCCCCCGCTCCGGGGCAGCCCGTCTAA
- a CDS encoding spore coat protein: MQQPPTNQKIANPKPPGEPQVKGPQMNDRDRANDVLATEKYLCHNYTIMAIEASHHRLHQDVLAILNETHQCQRRLFNLMFEKGWYKLEAAPAYEVQNAYQQYAGYRTQFPLLGAGGATTQPTAPMM; the protein is encoded by the coding sequence ATGCAACAACCGCCGACCAACCAGAAAATCGCCAATCCCAAGCCGCCCGGCGAGCCGCAGGTGAAGGGGCCGCAAATGAACGACCGCGACCGGGCCAACGACGTGCTGGCCACGGAAAAGTACCTGTGCCACAACTACACGATCATGGCCATCGAGGCCAGCCACCACCGCCTGCACCAGGACGTGCTGGCCATCCTGAACGAAACCCACCAATGCCAGCGGCGCCTGTTCAACCTCATGTTTGAAAAAGGATGGTACAAACTGGAGGCGGCCCCGGCCTACGAGGTGCAAAACGCCTACCAGCAATATGCCGGGTACCGCACGCAGTTTCCCCTGCTCGGCGCGGGAGGGGCAACGACCCAGCCGACAGCGCCGATGATGTGA